In Tindallia magadiensis, one DNA window encodes the following:
- a CDS encoding 5-oxoprolinase subunit C family protein, translating into MGNILVKKPGLLTTVQDSGRHGYQQYGVPVSGVMDDYAYRLANLLVGNEEQEAVLEITMLGPELEFQEDMVIALTGADLAAALEGEKIPLYHTVLVRSGQKLTFKGIQEGCRSYLAIAGGIQVPLVMNSKSTYTRGKMGGYEGRGLKAGDILETGKPKTKLEALLERSLPQAVVDYPQEIKIRVVAGPQEDEFTEEGIKIFYGSRYAVTNECDRMGYRLSGSEIVHKNGGDIISDGIAMGAIQVPGHGMPIVMMADRQTTGGYTKIANVISVDLPKMAQAKPGDQIRFQKVTVEEAQALLKKQEEELDAYRESLRNKSPYRRELFRYRKGKKQYALVIEEIQEGRDADGKN; encoded by the coding sequence ATGGGTAATATTCTTGTTAAGAAGCCAGGACTATTGACAACTGTCCAGGATAGCGGAAGGCACGGATATCAACAGTATGGAGTTCCTGTATCTGGAGTGATGGATGACTACGCTTATCGATTAGCGAACCTGTTGGTAGGCAACGAAGAACAGGAAGCGGTACTGGAAATAACCATGTTAGGACCTGAACTTGAATTTCAGGAAGACATGGTGATCGCTTTAACAGGTGCTGATTTAGCCGCTGCCTTGGAAGGTGAAAAAATACCGTTATACCATACGGTTTTGGTACGATCAGGACAAAAACTAACTTTCAAAGGAATTCAAGAAGGCTGCCGGAGTTATTTAGCCATTGCTGGTGGTATTCAAGTCCCATTAGTAATGAATAGCAAGTCGACCTACACAAGAGGAAAAATGGGAGGATATGAAGGGCGAGGCTTAAAGGCTGGTGATATACTGGAGACTGGAAAGCCCAAAACCAAACTGGAAGCATTATTAGAGCGCAGTCTTCCACAGGCAGTGGTAGACTATCCGCAGGAGATAAAGATTCGGGTAGTGGCAGGTCCTCAGGAAGATGAATTTACAGAGGAAGGTATAAAGATATTTTATGGTTCGCGGTATGCCGTCACCAATGAATGCGATCGAATGGGATATCGGCTCAGTGGTTCGGAAATTGTCCATAAAAACGGTGGCGATATTATCTCCGATGGGATTGCAATGGGGGCGATTCAAGTGCCAGGTCATGGAATGCCGATTGTGATGATGGCAGACCGGCAAACCACTGGTGGCTATACAAAAATTGCCAATGTAATCAGTGTGGATCTACCTAAAATGGCTCAGGCAAAACCTGGTGATCAGATAAGGTTTCAAAAAGTAACCGTGGAAGAAGCCCAAGCATTACTAAAAAAGCAAGAAGAGGAGTTGGATGCATATCGGGAAAGCTTAAGGAATAAAAGTCCTTATCGGAGAGAATTATTTCGTTATCGAAAAGGAAAAAAACAATATGCGCTGGTGATTGAAGAGATTCAGGAAGGGAGAGACGCCGATGGAAAAAATTAA
- a CDS encoding LamB/YcsF family protein has translation MEKIKVDLNSDIGESFGAWKMGMDEEVLHHVTSANIACGWHAGDPLVMLKTVKIAAQKGVSIGAHPGYPDLMGFGRREMKISHEEAKAYILYQVGALAAIAKSLNVTLSHVKAHGALYNTAAKDEGLALAIAEGVKAIDPSLVLVGLANSQLVKAGETVGLKVVHEVFADRAYQPDGSLVARSQTGAMIKDADLAIKRVLRMVKERKVETITGEDITIQADSICVHGDSPQALEFVKKIKKALLEEQILIQGI, from the coding sequence ATGGAAAAAATTAAGGTTGATTTGAACAGTGACATAGGTGAAAGCTTCGGAGCATGGAAAATGGGAATGGATGAAGAAGTGCTTCACCATGTCACCTCAGCAAACATTGCCTGTGGATGGCATGCTGGTGACCCGCTGGTAATGTTAAAAACAGTAAAAATCGCCGCACAAAAAGGCGTTAGCATTGGAGCGCATCCTGGTTATCCAGATTTAATGGGATTTGGGCGTCGAGAAATGAAAATAAGTCATGAAGAAGCAAAAGCCTATATCCTCTATCAGGTAGGAGCTCTTGCGGCCATTGCTAAGTCTTTGAATGTTACCTTAAGTCATGTGAAAGCTCACGGAGCATTATATAATACGGCAGCAAAAGACGAAGGCTTAGCCCTTGCTATTGCCGAAGGGGTAAAAGCCATTGATCCGTCACTGGTCTTGGTAGGTCTGGCAAATAGTCAGCTAGTAAAGGCTGGTGAAACCGTAGGATTGAAAGTGGTTCATGAAGTTTTTGCCGATCGAGCCTATCAACCGGACGGATCTTTAGTAGCCAGAAGCCAGACGGGTGCGATGATTAAAGATGCAGACCTGGCAATAAAACGAGTACTTCGTATGGTAAAAGAAAGAAAAGTAGAAACGATTACTGGTGAAGATATTACCATACAGGCAGACAGTATCTGTGTTCATGGGGATAGCCCTCAGGCCTTGGAATTTGTGAAAAAAATAAAGAAAGCACTTTTAGAAGAACAGATTTTGATTCAGGGAATCTGA